One Setaria viridis chromosome 3, Setaria_viridis_v4.0, whole genome shotgun sequence DNA window includes the following coding sequences:
- the LOC117847207 gene encoding cytochrome b561 domain-containing protein At2g30890 yields MLLFKRKRLLLASAYFVILLLLTPTQGDSNSEQSYKIAQPLELTPKLSLQLKLHAFLLWSSVGFLMPIGVLLIRASSNVKTAKSVKLLFYFHVGSQIVAVVLATAGAVLSISNFENAFNNTHQRIGLALYGFIWLQPLIGFLRPDRGMRFRSAWYLTHWLLGIGICVVGVANVYIGLHTYQERTGRSARLWTVLLTVEVAAMAFVYLFQDRWNHVVRQEEAALGDERSEGSTMYPANDHKEVIVVP; encoded by the exons ATGCTACTGTTCAAGAGAAAAAGACTGCTCCTTGCATCTGCATATTTTGTGATTCTCTTGCTTCTCACACCGACCCAGGGTGATTCAAATTCAGAGCAAAGCTACAAGATCGCTCAGCCTTTGGAG CTCACACCAAAACTCTCGTTGCAACTCAAGCTCCATGCCTTCCTTCTCTGGTCTTCAGTTGGCTTCCTGATGCCGATTGGAGTGCTGCTGATCAGAGCCTCCAGCAATGTCAAAACCGCCAAGAGCGTCAAGCTTCTCTTCTACTTCCATGTTGGTTCACAG ATTGTCGCCGTCGTTCTCGCCACCGCCGGGGCGGTGCTGTCGATAAGCAACTTCGAGAACGCCTTCAACAACACTCACCAGAGGATCGGGCTGGCGCTGTACGGCTTCATCTGGCTCCAGCCGCTCATCGGCTTCCTGAGGCCAGACAG aggCATGAGGTTCAGGAGCGCGTGGTACCTGACGCACTGGCTCCTGGGCATCGGCATCtgcgtcgtcggcgtcgccaaCGTCTACATCGGCCTGCACACCTACCAGGAGCGGACCGGCCGGAGCGCGCGGCTGTGGACAGTGCTCCTCACCGTAGAGGTCGCGGCCATGGCGTTCGTGTACCTGTTCCAGGACCGGTGGAACCACGTGGTGCGGCAGGAGGAAGCCGCCCTGGGCGACGAGCGGAGCGAAGGATCCACCATGTACCCGGCCAACGACCACAAGGAGGTCATCGTGGTGCCGTGA